A stretch of Cupriavidus necator DNA encodes these proteins:
- a CDS encoding thioesterase domain-containing protein — MQPLKTVNVRLTPVSDREPVKVYLLRPRGTLYWGGAGLDGQYVQPQLAAFRRAGISQCFAGLTNSATHALPQDYALGGMLLDAIRSGMVIRNRDDGEWTITSGMAAEAPQFNLIGYSYGSLLAAQTAWSYARQGHIIDHLVLVGSPIAEAFLTDLRGHRNIRKVIVIDLVQYGDPIHAGIPWLELVAGAPLLSRQMLAGKGEGHFYYAHVVSDSPRRWAALAERLVAEGLR, encoded by the coding sequence ATGCAACCGCTCAAGACTGTCAACGTCCGGCTGACGCCGGTTTCGGATAGGGAACCAGTCAAGGTGTACCTGTTGCGGCCGCGGGGTACATTGTATTGGGGTGGTGCTGGGCTGGATGGCCAATACGTCCAACCTCAGCTGGCAGCCTTCCGTCGAGCCGGCATTTCCCAGTGCTTTGCCGGGCTGACCAACTCTGCAACGCACGCGTTGCCGCAAGACTACGCCTTGGGTGGCATGCTGCTGGATGCCATCCGGTCTGGCATGGTGATCCGAAACCGCGACGATGGCGAATGGACAATCACCAGCGGCATGGCTGCGGAGGCACCTCAGTTCAACCTGATCGGCTACAGCTATGGGTCATTGCTGGCCGCTCAGACCGCGTGGTCATACGCCAGGCAAGGGCATATCATCGACCATCTGGTTCTGGTAGGGTCGCCAATCGCCGAAGCGTTTCTCACGGACCTGCGCGGCCATCGGAACATCCGGAAGGTTATCGTGATTGACCTGGTGCAGTATGGGGATCCGATCCATGCAGGCATTCCGTGGCTGGAGTTGGTGGCTGGTGCCCCATTGCTCAGCAGGCAGATGCTTGCAGGAAAAGGCGAAGGACATTTCTATTATGCTCATGTCGTTTCGGACAGTCCGCGACGTTGGGCGGCACTGGCGGAACGTCTTGTTGCCGAAGGGCTTAGGTAG
- a CDS encoding oxygenase MpaB family protein, which translates to MSHDGRLSPALPGRAIDQAALAARFGAEATALVMEMAASADPLADAAIAALNSGQAGHPAILQAGLREGRASLSSPPEAIDALLRQAEWIPPWVDPERIRRGAEAYLSIGALWTSISLGPGSLAHTYSSPAIASVLMATGNLDAQSPRRLLETAVWQQQTLRPGGLAAGAQGYIHTLQVRILHARVRAGLLARGWDTAQRGMPISQLDMLRTWLDFTFVPFNALEKIGIEFDADEFRDLYHVWQLVAHLLGIEDRYYRRVTDQASGAEMLALIDAAAGEPDQAAATLTAKMLDAAAQRLGPALGMPADAAVGLMHAFCRLFHGDDFADKLGVQRNWWSGLMPVFANSNRYQRLLERSDPEVRQRKIAATLAAFDQQIAALKGETTYQHNLSAYSGAGMPRTLAGA; encoded by the coding sequence ATGTCGCATGATGGCAGGCTGTCCCCCGCGTTGCCGGGCCGTGCAATTGACCAGGCCGCGCTTGCGGCGCGTTTCGGCGCCGAAGCCACGGCGCTGGTGATGGAAATGGCCGCCAGCGCCGATCCGCTGGCCGATGCGGCCATCGCCGCGCTGAACAGCGGACAGGCCGGCCATCCGGCGATCTTGCAAGCGGGCCTGCGGGAAGGGCGCGCAAGCCTGTCGAGCCCGCCCGAGGCCATCGACGCCTTGCTCCGGCAGGCCGAGTGGATCCCGCCGTGGGTGGATCCCGAACGCATACGGCGCGGGGCCGAAGCCTATCTGAGCATTGGCGCGCTGTGGACGAGCATCTCGCTTGGCCCGGGGTCGCTGGCGCATACCTATAGTTCTCCGGCCATTGCCAGCGTACTGATGGCCACCGGCAACCTGGATGCGCAATCTCCGCGGCGCCTGCTGGAAACGGCCGTCTGGCAGCAACAGACGCTGCGCCCGGGCGGCCTGGCGGCCGGTGCGCAGGGCTATATACATACCTTGCAGGTTCGCATTCTGCACGCCCGCGTCCGGGCCGGCTTGCTGGCGCGCGGATGGGACACCGCGCAACGCGGCATGCCCATCAGCCAGCTCGACATGTTGCGCACGTGGCTGGATTTCACCTTCGTGCCCTTCAACGCGCTGGAGAAGATTGGCATTGAATTTGATGCCGACGAGTTTCGCGACCTCTACCACGTGTGGCAACTGGTGGCCCACTTGCTGGGGATTGAAGACCGCTACTACCGCCGGGTGACCGACCAGGCGTCCGGCGCGGAAATGCTGGCGCTGATCGATGCAGCCGCCGGCGAGCCCGATCAGGCCGCCGCGACGCTGACGGCCAAGATGCTGGATGCGGCCGCCCAACGCCTGGGGCCTGCCCTGGGCATGCCCGCAGACGCGGCGGTGGGTCTGATGCACGCTTTCTGCCGGCTGTTCCACGGCGACGACTTTGCCGACAAGCTGGGCGTGCAACGCAACTGGTGGAGCGGGCTGATGCCGGTCTTCGCCAATTCGAACCGCTACCAGCGCCTGCTTGAGCGGAGCGACCCCGAGGTCCGGCAACGCAAGATCGCCGCCACGCTGGCGGCGTTCGATCAGCAGATCGCGGCGCTCAAGGGGGAGACGACTTATCAGCACAACCTGAGTGCGTACTCGGGGGCGGGGATGCCCAGGACGCTTGCGGGTGCGTGA
- a CDS encoding TetR/AcrR family transcriptional regulator yields MDHATRLFIEHGFGATSVEAIAAAAGISKKTYYTRFAGKAEVFEAAVLRYVAQNLRTGQPAQADSEPLEERLVRMACELLEWILRPEVLGLYRVTIAEAPRFPQLARTVVDFAILGAARSFEPVFRTWAAGNPSDEEIAFVASQFLQSVAAEPFHRAVQGLDAAGLDAPRREKVRRAVRLFLRGFSQRGEG; encoded by the coding sequence ATGGATCACGCCACCCGGCTCTTCATCGAGCATGGCTTTGGCGCCACCAGCGTGGAGGCCATTGCCGCCGCCGCCGGCATTTCCAAGAAGACCTACTACACCCGCTTTGCCGGCAAGGCAGAAGTCTTCGAGGCGGCCGTGCTGCGCTACGTGGCGCAGAACCTGCGAACCGGACAGCCGGCGCAAGCCGACAGCGAGCCGCTGGAGGAGCGCCTGGTCCGCATGGCCTGCGAGCTGCTCGAATGGATCCTGCGACCCGAGGTCCTGGGCCTGTATCGCGTGACGATTGCCGAAGCACCACGGTTTCCACAACTGGCCCGAACCGTGGTCGACTTCGCCATCCTCGGCGCGGCACGCTCATTCGAGCCGGTATTCCGCACATGGGCTGCCGGCAATCCGAGCGATGAAGAGATCGCCTTCGTGGCCTCGCAGTTTCTGCAAAGCGTGGCGGCTGAGCCGTTCCATCGGGCGGTTCAGGGATTGGATGCGGCGGGGTTGGATGCGCCGCGGCGTGAGAAGGTGCGGCGTGCTGTTCGGTTGTTTTTGAGGGGGTTTTCGCAGCGGGGTGAGGGCTGA
- a CDS encoding PGN_0703 family putative restriction endonuclease, producing MSVAAICREQQEWAANRGIAFDARGYVPNLDLNLMRPLSPATLAAFANGDGSELVERGDKPAKMRALHSSSALAANIFDFWTDCADATPLMNALALPSCPTAALFESKLSTGVDSHANLDVCLPLANGIMAGLESKFTEWLRGKATQAGEAFRPPYLARGRSRWEEVGLPRAQALAEALQAGREAFRHIGAPQLLKHALALARQYESRWVLRYVYFDWPGPHGERHRDEIRRFHELVGDELKFKAISYQAIFGELCSASRPEHQLYLAYLGGRYFRQPMG from the coding sequence ATGTCTGTAGCAGCCATTTGCAGGGAACAGCAGGAGTGGGCAGCGAACCGGGGCATCGCCTTTGACGCACGCGGTTATGTCCCCAATCTGGACCTGAATCTGATGCGGCCACTCTCGCCAGCAACACTTGCGGCATTTGCAAACGGCGACGGTAGCGAACTGGTGGAGCGTGGGGACAAGCCAGCAAAGATGCGAGCCCTGCATTCGTCCTCTGCGCTGGCCGCGAACATCTTCGATTTCTGGACCGATTGCGCCGATGCCACGCCATTGATGAATGCGCTGGCGCTGCCCTCCTGCCCCACCGCAGCGCTATTCGAATCCAAACTGTCCACGGGAGTCGACAGTCACGCCAATCTGGATGTGTGCCTGCCACTTGCGAACGGCATCATGGCCGGTTTGGAGAGCAAGTTCACGGAGTGGCTGCGCGGCAAGGCAACGCAGGCTGGCGAGGCGTTCAGGCCGCCATACCTTGCGCGGGGGCGCAGCCGCTGGGAAGAGGTCGGGTTGCCGAGGGCACAGGCGCTAGCGGAAGCCCTGCAAGCGGGCAGGGAGGCCTTCCGGCACATTGGCGCGCCACAGCTACTCAAGCATGCCCTTGCGCTGGCCCGTCAGTACGAAAGCCGTTGGGTACTCCGGTATGTGTACTTCGATTGGCCAGGACCACACGGGGAACGTCATCGGGACGAGATCCGGAGGTTCCATGAACTGGTTGGCGATGAACTGAAGTTCAAAGCCATCAGTTACCAAGCGATCTTTGGAGAGCTTTGTTCGGCTAGTCGACCAGAGCATCAGCTGTATTTGGCCTATCTGGGGGGGAGATACTTTCGCCAGCCCATGGGCTAG